The Zhihengliuella sp. ISTPL4 genomic interval CACCGCGCGGGCGGGAGTGGTGCCGCCCTCCGGGGTCGCTCCGGCGAAGCGGGTGAGGACGCGGCGCGTCACCTCGGGTGCCAGCATGCCGTCCCCGGCCGCGAGCGCGCGCACCGCGGAGATGAGATCCTCGGCGCCTGCGTTCTTGAGGAGGAATCCGCTCGCGCCGGCTTCGAGCGCCTGATAGAGGTAGTCGTCGCGATCGAACGTCGTCACGATCGCGATCGCGGCGCTCACCGAGGGATCGGCCACGAGCCGGCGCGTCGCCTCGATCCCGTCCATGTCGGGCATCTGCACGTCCATCGTGATGACGTCAGGGCGCAGGTCGGCGGCCTGTGCGACGGCCTCCGCCCCGGTCGAGGCCTCGCCGACGACGGTGATGTCGGGCTGGGTGTCCAGGATCGTGCGGAAACCGGCGCGGAGGAGGGCGTGGTCGTCGACGAGGAGAACCCGGATCGGCGCGGTCATCGGGTGACCTCCGGCGCGACGGCGCTCAGCGGCACCCGGGCGCGCACCCGGAGGCCGCCCGGCACACGGGGCGTGATCTCGAACGAGCCGCCGGACGCCGCCGCGCGCTCCCGCATCCCGAGCTGGCCGAGGCCGGGACGCAGCTGAGCGATGGCGCGCCCGGTGTTCACGACCTCGACCTCCACGCCGTCGTCGTCGTAGCGCACGCGCACGTCCGCCGTCGCCCCTGGCCCGGCGTGCCGGCGGGCGTTGGTCAGGGACTCCTGCGCGATGCGGTACAGGTTCACGGCGACGAGCGAGGGTACCGGCACCGGATCGCCGATCACGGTGTACGCGGTGGGGAGGCCCGCCTCGGTCGATGCCTCCGCGAGCGCGCCGATGTCGTCGAGGGAGACGGTCGACGCCGACTCGGTCGTGTCGCCGCCCGGGGTGCGCAGTGTCTCCAGCAGCTGGCGCAGCTCCTGGATCGCGTCCCGCGCCGAGGACTCGATCCCGGAGAGGATGCGCGCCGACTGGGCCGGGTCGCTCTCGAGCACGAGGCGCGCGGCGCCCGCTTGCACGCCCATCACCGAGACGTGGTGAGCGACGACGTCGTGCAGCTCCCTGGCGATCCGCACCCGGTCGAGGGCGACCGCCTGAGCCGCCGTCACCTCGCGCTCGCGCTCCAGCTCGCGGGTGCGCTCCTCCAGCACGGTGCGCTGCTCGGCCGCCGCCCAGGAGCGCTCGCCGAAGTAGTAGGCACCGCCGAAGTACAGCACGTTGAGGAGGATCTGGATGAGCATGAAGGCCACATACGGCGACATCGCACCGGCGACCACGTCCGCCTTGTCGGCCTCGTTGATGGCGTCGCGATACATGGTGATGAGGAGCCACACGAACATGCCGACGATGATGGCGACCCGGACGATGAGGGCCTTCCGGCGATCGTTCATCCAGGCGCCGACCGTGTAGAGCGCGATGAACATCGCGATGTTGCCGACGTAGATCTCCGGTACCCGGATCGTCACGGCCGTGAAGTAGGCCAGCGACACCACGACGGCGACGGTGCCGGGCCAGCGCCGACGGAACCCGAGCGGCGCCGCCACGACGACGGCGTAGACGAGCGCGGTCCACAGTGGAGCCTGCTCGTCGCCGTAGACCTGGGCGATGGAGGAGAGCGCCGCGCTGAGGATCGCGCCGACGAAGAGGACGAGCGCGAGGAGGAGGTCGCCGCGCTGGTCGCGCAGGGTCGGCGTCCGGGTGAAGGCCATCCCTCCACCGTAGGGCGGGGGCCGTCGCGCGGCATCCCCCGCGCGACGGAGACGGCTGCCTGTGATCTGCCTATTCCTTTCCGATGCGTCGATCGTCTACCTTCGGAGAAGGCGTTGCCGCGGGATCGGCAGAGCTCGAGGTCGACCGCGACAGCACCGGGCTGCGCCGGCCTCCTCCGGAGGGTGGGGACATGGCGCGACGACGCGCGTTCTTTCGGTCGATCATGGGCGGGGCCGCGGCCCTCGCACTCGCACTGGGCGGCGCGACCGCAGCCGATGCCGCGTCAGGGGGATCGCTGGCGGGGACGGTGACGGCGGAGGCGGACGGTTCGCCTCTCGCGGGCGTCACCGTCTCGGTGTCGACCGACGACGCGTCGGTCTTCGAGTCCACGACGACCGATGCCACGGGCGCGTACCTCGTGCCGGACCTTCCGGCGGGGGAGTACGTCGTGGCCTTCGACGCCTCCGGGACGGACTTCATCCCCGAGTTCTGGGACGATGCGTCGTCGCGTGCGGCCGCGCAGCGTCTCATCGTCGCCGAGGGGGAACCCGTCGACGGTGTCGATGCCGCCCTCACGCTCGGTGGGGCGATCGCCGGCTCCGTGATGCGGGAGCCCGACGGCT includes:
- a CDS encoding response regulator, producing the protein MTAPIRVLLVDDHALLRAGFRTILDTQPDITVVGEASTGAEAVAQAADLRPDVITMDVQMPDMDGIEATRRLVADPSVSAAIAIVTTFDRDDYLYQALEAGASGFLLKNAGAEDLISAVRALAAGDGMLAPEVTRRVLTRFAGATPEGGTTPARAVARVTTVPVLAEPLTEREAEVLTLLADARSNAEIARALFIGEATVKTHVSRILQKLGARDRVQAVVLAHRMGLA
- a CDS encoding sensor histidine kinase, whose translation is MAFTRTPTLRDQRGDLLLALVLFVGAILSAALSSIAQVYGDEQAPLWTALVYAVVVAAPLGFRRRWPGTVAVVVSLAYFTAVTIRVPEIYVGNIAMFIALYTVGAWMNDRRKALIVRVAIIVGMFVWLLITMYRDAINEADKADVVAGAMSPYVAFMLIQILLNVLYFGGAYYFGERSWAAAEQRTVLEERTRELEREREVTAAQAVALDRVRIARELHDVVAHHVSVMGVQAGAARLVLESDPAQSARILSGIESSARDAIQELRQLLETLRTPGGDTTESASTVSLDDIGALAEASTEAGLPTAYTVIGDPVPVPSLVAVNLYRIAQESLTNARRHAGPGATADVRVRYDDDGVEVEVVNTGRAIAQLRPGLGQLGMRERAAASGGSFEITPRVPGGLRVRARVPLSAVAPEVTR